GGACGGCGACGAGGCCGATCGTGCCGACCGCCTGCGCTTCGCCGAGGAGCAGGCGATGATCAAGGAGCAGTCGGAGCACCATCACCAGGATGACGCCCTCCGCCGCGCCCAGCAGCAGGCTGACGAGGAGTCCGGCGAGGCCAAGTAGCCGCGCGGGTCACCCCGAAGACCTCACGCTGCGGACGTCACCCCGCGGACCTCACTGCTCCGGGCGCACCCGCACGGACAGGGACTGCGGCCAGATCTCCACGCTGATGCGAGTGGCTGGCCCGGACGGATCGCCGTCGAGCTGTGTCTCCATCGGCTCGGGGCTCCACACCGTCATCCGGTTCACGGCGTAGGAGCGCATGATCGGCAGGACGCCGTTGTGCTTGAACAGCACCTTCAGGTACATGAGGATCCAGCCGGCCACACTGCGCGGGCTGATCACGACGGCGTCGAGCAGGCCGTCGTCGACCATGGCGTCCGGCAGGAAGTCGAGACCGCCCGGCATCTGGCCGCAGTTGGCGAAGAGGATGCTGCGGATCTTGCGCTTCTGAGGGTGCGCGCCGTCGAGGCTGATCGTGACCGCTTTGCGCCGCCCGCTCAGATGCCGCAGGCCCGCGGCGGTGTAGGCCATCCAGCCGATGGTCTTCTTGAGGTCGTCCCGGGTGTCGACGAGCACCTCGGCGTCCATGCCGATCCCGGCCATGACCAGGAAACCGTGCCGCGTGACGGTTCCGTCCACCGCATTCTGGAGTTCCGCCGTCGCGGTGTCGATCCGCCGTTCCCAGCCGAACAGCGCCGCGCCGACGCAGCCGCGGAGATCGGTGACGTTCATCTGGAGATTCCGGGCCAGGAGGTTCCCGGTGCCGAGTGGGATGAGCCCGAGCGGCACGTCACTGCCGGCCAGGACTTCGGCCACGGCGCGGACGGTGCCGTCGCCGCCCGCCGCGAGCACGGCGTCGTACCCCTCCTCGAGGGCGGTTCGCGCCTGACCGTAACCGGGGTCCTCGACGGTCGTCTCCAGGAAGACCGGCTCGGGCCAGCCCGCGGTCTGGATGGCGTGGCGGATCTGTTCGCGGGCGCCGGTGGCGTTGTTCTTCACCGGATTGATCACGACGGCGATCCGCTGCGGACCGCTGATCGGCGCACTGACGGGCCCGGCCACCGAGCTGCGGCGATGGATCGCTTTGAGGCGCCGGGCGCCCCACCAGCCGGCCACGGCGGACGCGGTGAAAGCGGCCGCGCCACCCGCGAAGAGAACGTACTGACCAGTCTTCCCCATAGTGCTCCTAAGCGTACCTGCGAGGGGCCCCGTCCGAGCGAAGCGAGGAATGGGGTAGCAGCCCCGGCCCTCTCGATCCCGCCACTTAGCAGGGACTGAGCCCTATTCGATACCCTTGGACCGTGATCGACGTTAAAGAACTCATTGAGAATCCTGAGAAGTTCCGGGCCAGCCAGCGTGCGCGTGGTGCGGACGAGTCTCTGGTGGACCAGCTGGTCGCCGCGGATGCCACACGTCGGTCCGCCCTGACCCGGTACGAAAACCTCCGCGCCGAGCAGAACGCGTTCGGCAAGCGCGTCGCCCAGGCGAAGGGCGAGGAGAAGCAGGCACTCTTGGCCGAGGTCAAGGAGCTCGCGGCCAACGTCAAGGCCGCGGCAGCCGAGGCCGACACGGCTCAGACCACGCAGGATGAACTGCTCCGCGTGATCCCCAACCTCGTGCTGGACGGCGTTCCGGAGGGCGGCGAGGACGACTACGTGGTCGTGAAGACCGTGGGCGAACCGCGCAAATTCACCGATTTCGAACCCCGCGATCACCTGGAGATCGGCGAGCTGATCGGCGCCATCGACATGGAACGCGGCGCCAAGGTCTCCGGTTCGCGCTTCTACTTCCTCCGGGGTGTGGGCGCCCGTCTGGAGATGGCGCTGCTGCAGATGGCCATGGACCAGGCGATCGCCAACGGCTTCGTCCCGATGATCACCCCCACGCTCGTGCGTCCGGAGACCATGCAGGGCACCGGCTTCGACGTGAAGCACGACGCCGAGATCTACCGTCTGGCCGAGGACGACCTCTACCTGGTGGGCACCTCCGAGGTGGCCCTGGCCGGTTACCACGGCGATGAGATTCTGGACCTGTCCGACGGTCCCATCCGCTACGCGGGCCAGAGCTCCTGCTACCGCCGTGAGGCCGGTTCGCACGGCAAGGACACCCGCGGCATCATCCGCGTCCACCAGTTCAACAAGGTGGAGATGTTCATCTACACGACCCAGGAGGAGGCGGCCGCCGAGCACGAGCGTCTGCTGGCCTGGGAAGAGGAGATGCTGGCCAAGTGCGAGCTCCCGTACCGCGTGATCGACACCGCCGCCGGTGATCTGGGCTCCTCCGCCGCACGGAAGTTCGACTGCGAGGCCTGGGTCCCCACGCAGGGCGCCTACCGCGAGCTGACCTCCACCTCCAACTGCACCGGCTACCAGGCCCGCCGCCTGAACATCCGCGAGCGGGTGTTCGCGGAGGACGGGACGCCCAAGGGCACGCGCGCCGTCGCGACCCTGAACGGCACCCTGGCCACGACCCGCTGGATCGTCGCCATCCTGGAGCACCACCAGAACGCGGACGGCTCCGTCACGGTCCCGGCCGCGCTCCGTCCGTACCTGGGCGGGCCTCGAGGTGTTCCCGGTCCTCTAGGGGCTGCGCTTCCCCCACGGTTTTGTTGATGACCCACGGAAATTTCCGTGGGTCATCAACGTTTCCGGGGGTGTCGCCGGAATCATCGGGCACGGAGCGGAACACCCGCCCTGAGCAGGAGTGCCGCGAA
The nucleotide sequence above comes from Arthrobacter woluwensis. Encoded proteins:
- a CDS encoding diacylglycerol/lipid kinase family protein translates to MGKTGQYVLFAGGAAAFTASAVAGWWGARRLKAIHRRSSVAGPVSAPISGPQRIAVVINPVKNNATGAREQIRHAIQTAGWPEPVFLETTVEDPGYGQARTALEEGYDAVLAAGGDGTVRAVAEVLAGSDVPLGLIPLGTGNLLARNLQMNVTDLRGCVGAALFGWERRIDTATAELQNAVDGTVTRHGFLVMAGIGMDAEVLVDTRDDLKKTIGWMAYTAAGLRHLSGRRKAVTISLDGAHPQKRKIRSILFANCGQMPGGLDFLPDAMVDDGLLDAVVISPRSVAGWILMYLKVLFKHNGVLPIMRSYAVNRMTVWSPEPMETQLDGDPSGPATRISVEIWPQSLSVRVRPEQ